Proteins co-encoded in one Candidatus Thiodictyon syntrophicum genomic window:
- a CDS encoding linear amide C-N hydrolase has product MAKVEDLSTDGMSEAGLSVGTLYFPGFAGYQPFPADGKHAVSNLDFSNWALSQFATVEEVRAALSRIVVYDLTLPPLGPQALHWAIADAQGGAIVVEYVGGKLSVHDNPIGVMTNAPPFDWHLTNLRAHINLTNINVDGLKLGTVEVPPLGQGTGLLGLPGDYTPPSRFLKAVALAYSAVPVATASEGVNLAFHILNAVDIPIGAVAEKVPSKTGGAPTLAYEQTQWATVHDLKNRISYFRTYGNLDLRKVELKRVDFDGKAIQHVAMPTVMEVKDVTPTATQ; this is encoded by the coding sequence ATGGCCAAAGTCGAGGACCTCTCGACCGATGGGATGAGTGAGGCGGGGCTGTCGGTGGGCACGCTCTACTTCCCCGGATTCGCGGGGTACCAGCCGTTTCCGGCCGACGGGAAGCACGCGGTTTCGAACCTGGACTTCTCGAACTGGGCGCTCAGCCAGTTCGCTACGGTGGAGGAGGTGCGCGCGGCGCTCTCCCGCATCGTGGTCTACGATCTCACCCTGCCGCCGCTCGGCCCGCAGGCCCTGCACTGGGCCATCGCCGATGCGCAGGGGGGCGCGATCGTGGTCGAGTACGTCGGCGGCAAGCTGAGCGTCCATGACAATCCGATCGGCGTCATGACCAATGCCCCACCGTTCGACTGGCACCTGACGAATCTGCGCGCGCATATCAACCTGACGAATATCAACGTCGATGGGCTCAAACTTGGGACAGTGGAAGTCCCGCCGCTCGGTCAAGGCACGGGCCTGCTCGGGCTGCCCGGCGATTACACCCCGCCCAGCCGGTTCCTGAAAGCCGTCGCGCTCGCCTACTCGGCGGTCCCCGTGGCGACGGCCAGCGAGGGGGTCAATCTTGCGTTTCATATCCTGAACGCGGTCGACATCCCCATTGGCGCGGTAGCCGAGAAGGTGCCGTCAAAGACCGGCGGTGCGCCGACGCTGGCTTATGAGCAGACCCAGTGGGCGACGGTCCATGATCTCAAGAACCGGATCAGCTATTTCCGAACCTACGGTAATCTCGACCTCCGCAAGGTGGAACTAAAGCGCGTCGACTTCGACGGCAAGGCGATCCAGCACGTTGCGATGCCGACGGTGATGGAGGTCAAGGACGTGACGCCGACGGCGACGCAATAG
- a CDS encoding linear amide C-N hydrolase: protein MTFQLIGRAALAVFAAGALGLVCAPAPACTTFRIQSQDGAWLIGRSMEFGMSLDSQVMLVPRGYRLTSTRPDLKPGMDWTVKHGFAGINALGKDLSTLAIFAVGRRPRA from the coding sequence ATGACCTTTCAGTTGATCGGCCGCGCCGCGCTTGCCGTGTTCGCTGCCGGTGCCCTCGGCTTGGTTTGCGCGCCCGCGCCGGCCTGCACGACCTTCCGCATCCAGTCGCAGGATGGGGCCTGGCTCATCGGCCGCTCGATGGAATTCGGGATGTCGCTCGACAGCCAGGTGATGCTGGTCCCGCGCGGCTACCGACTTACCTCGACGCGCCCGGATCTCAAGCCCGGCATGGACTGGACCGTGAAGCACGGCTTCGCCGGCATCAATGCACTGGGTAAGGACCTCTCGACTTTGGCCATTTTTGCAGTTGGGCGACGGCCCCGCGCGTGA
- a CDS encoding SET domain-containing protein, protein MPVRPLPLAARVRKDRSPIHGSGCFARVPFATGERIGTFEGPAVTADGPHVLWVYDAAGGVLCARRGDNLLRWLNHSADPNAEFDGFDLYARRPIAVGEELSIDYGGPPD, encoded by the coding sequence GTGCCGGTGCGACCCTTGCCGCTCGCGGCGCGGGTCCGCAAGGACCGCTCGCCGATCCACGGCAGCGGCTGCTTCGCGCGGGTCCCCTTCGCGACCGGGGAGCGCATCGGCACCTTCGAGGGGCCGGCGGTCACGGCCGACGGGCCCCATGTCCTGTGGGTCTACGATGCCGCGGGCGGGGTGCTCTGCGCCCGCCGCGGGGACAATCTGCTGCGCTGGCTCAACCATAGCGCGGACCCCAATGCCGAATTCGACGGCTTCGACCTCTACGCCCGCCGCCCGATCGCGGTCGGGGAGGAACTCAGCATCGACTACGGCGGGCCGCCTGACTGA
- a CDS encoding amidohydrolase — protein MCIACQPGLVPFLERGAASRREFLKLGGALAAIALLPDSVRGAEQASGPADTLFTNGTIITMDDQHPRVEAVAVHSGRILALGTLKDLERHRGPDTKVVDLAGKTMLPGFVEPHMHFTAAFFDSWLDLGPFVNQSMDEVKAKLIMAVVAAQPGDWVLGQLLDPTITPGRLDLSIQALDALSPTIPLFILEANAHVAHANSAAFAAAGVTKDTADPPHGRYVRDAADNLTGEIQEPPAIVPFALKAPHISDEQYVTNVGKLFAMAASKGCTAVHDCGIGMIDPKGDLAVLQAAVANQPPVRVAAYLASTAMDTWQELGLKPGNTGELLRINGVKAWVDGSNQGGSGYQREPYLIAAWGKGTPNYSQEALNAVVRRAQDAGWQVGVHVNGDAAIDMALTAFELAAEKHPKHHLRHRVEHSSACHQEQLERMKKLGVSPSFLIGHVYFYGSVFCDTIFGEGRANLIDPCRSALAKGLRISLHSDYNCEPLEPIRYIHNAVTRNLRGTDKQLNPAEAITPLEAIRAVTLDAAWQCHMDDIVGSIEPGKCADFVILDQDPTQVAPMEIIHIAVAQTWMGGKPTYVA, from the coding sequence ATGTGTATCGCTTGCCAACCCGGCCTGGTGCCGTTCCTGGAACGCGGCGCGGCATCGCGCCGTGAGTTCCTTAAACTGGGCGGCGCCCTTGCCGCCATTGCCCTGCTGCCGGATTCAGTCAGGGGGGCCGAGCAAGCCAGCGGGCCCGCCGACACCCTGTTCACCAACGGCACCATCATCACGATGGATGACCAGCACCCGCGGGTCGAGGCGGTGGCCGTGCACAGCGGCCGGATCCTGGCGCTCGGTACGCTCAAGGACCTGGAGCGGCACCGAGGACCGGACACCAAGGTCGTCGATCTGGCGGGCAAGACGATGCTCCCGGGCTTTGTCGAGCCGCACATGCATTTCACCGCGGCCTTTTTCGACAGTTGGCTGGATCTCGGCCCCTTCGTCAACCAGTCGATGGACGAGGTGAAGGCAAAGCTCATCATGGCGGTCGTCGCGGCGCAGCCGGGCGATTGGGTGCTGGGTCAGCTCTTGGATCCCACCATCACCCCTGGTCGATTGGATTTGTCGATCCAGGCACTGGACGCGCTGTCGCCGACCATTCCCTTGTTTATTTTGGAGGCCAATGCGCATGTGGCCCATGCGAACTCCGCGGCCTTCGCCGCGGCCGGGGTCACCAAGGACACCGCGGACCCGCCTCATGGACGCTATGTCCGCGACGCCGCCGACAATCTGACGGGCGAGATCCAGGAACCGCCGGCCATCGTCCCGTTCGCCCTTAAGGCGCCGCATATCAGCGACGAGCAATATGTGACCAACGTCGGCAAGCTGTTTGCCATGGCGGCATCAAAGGGCTGCACCGCGGTGCACGATTGCGGCATCGGCATGATTGACCCCAAGGGGGATCTGGCGGTCTTGCAGGCTGCGGTTGCAAACCAGCCGCCGGTCCGCGTCGCCGCCTACCTCGCGTCCACGGCAATGGACACTTGGCAGGAATTGGGCCTGAAGCCCGGCAACACCGGCGAATTGCTGCGCATCAACGGCGTCAAGGCCTGGGTCGACGGCAGCAACCAGGGTGGTTCGGGCTATCAGCGCGAACCCTATCTGATCGCGGCCTGGGGTAAGGGTACGCCCAATTACAGCCAGGAGGCACTGAACGCGGTCGTCCGGAGGGCGCAAGACGCCGGGTGGCAGGTCGGCGTTCATGTCAACGGGGATGCCGCGATCGACATGGCGCTCACTGCCTTCGAATTAGCCGCAGAGAAGCATCCCAAGCACCACCTGCGTCACCGCGTGGAGCACTCCTCGGCCTGCCACCAGGAGCAACTCGAGCGCATGAAGAAACTCGGGGTGTCGCCCAGCTTCCTGATCGGCCATGTCTATTTTTATGGCAGCGTGTTTTGTGACACGATCTTCGGCGAGGGGCGCGCCAACCTGATCGATCCCTGCCGCTCGGCCCTGGCCAAGGGCTTGCGCATTTCCCTGCACAGCGATTACAACTGCGAGCCGCTGGAGCCCATCCGCTACATCCACAACGCCGTCACGCGCAATCTGCGCGGCACCGACAAGCAATTGAACCCGGCCGAGGCGATTACCCCGCTGGAGGCGATCCGGGCCGTGACCCTGGACGCGGCCTGGCAATGTCATATGGACGACATCGTGGGCTCGATCGAACCGGGCAAGTGCGCCGATTTCGTGATCCTGGATCAGGACCCCACCCAGGTCGCGCCGATGGAGATCATCCACATCGCCGTGGCGCAGACCTGGATGGGCGGCAAGCCGACCTACGTTGCCTGA
- a CDS encoding SPFH domain-containing protein: MLLTAFLSGLALYSIYRVVIRAFYTVKPNERAVLTSFGRAQRFGDQRVEDPRMTEEERARYRFPRLHVIGPGGPYFKWPWQDVHKVDVATQALDLTWDPTKRQDTIEAVTKDNLTTGVNGQVRFRVAEDNLYPFVFGVADPLQHVMGYFISVLRERIANFSDPKGQGLLTLAPADAQTAAAPASEALGDGAGPDLSEGVSINDLRKNLPLLNAFMEQQCLTTGSRYGIELEAALITQIDPPLEVDRALSAINSTRNQVAADISTARADAEQQITMSKRAVDIATNTAQAEVAPLKELAQTLVGIKGEGGSAALAAYVRNMRIPLLRRARRIVQTTGNPTPNRT; this comes from the coding sequence ATGTTGCTCACCGCCTTCCTGTCCGGCCTTGCCCTCTATTCGATCTATCGGGTCGTGATCCGCGCCTTTTACACCGTCAAGCCCAATGAACGGGCGGTGCTGACCTCCTTCGGGCGCGCCCAGCGCTTCGGCGACCAGCGGGTGGAGGACCCGCGCATGACCGAGGAGGAGCGGGCGCGCTACCGCTTCCCGCGCCTGCACGTCATCGGCCCCGGCGGACCCTACTTCAAGTGGCCCTGGCAGGATGTCCACAAGGTCGATGTGGCCACCCAGGCGCTCGACCTGACCTGGGACCCGACCAAGCGCCAGGACACGATCGAGGCCGTGACCAAGGACAATCTGACCACCGGGGTCAACGGCCAGGTCCGCTTTCGGGTGGCGGAGGACAACCTCTACCCCTTCGTCTTCGGGGTCGCGGACCCGCTCCAGCACGTCATGGGCTATTTCATCTCGGTGCTGCGCGAGCGCATCGCCAACTTTTCGGACCCCAAGGGCCAGGGGCTGCTTACGCTGGCTCCGGCCGACGCCCAGACGGCGGCCGCGCCGGCCTCCGAGGCCCTGGGCGACGGCGCCGGACCGGACCTCTCGGAGGGGGTCTCCATCAATGACCTGCGCAAGAACCTGCCGCTGTTGAACGCGTTCATGGAGCAGCAGTGCCTGACCACCGGCAGCCGCTACGGGATCGAGTTGGAGGCGGCCCTGATCACCCAGATCGACCCGCCGCTGGAGGTGGACCGGGCCCTGTCCGCCATCAACAGCACCCGCAACCAGGTCGCCGCGGACATCAGCACGGCACGCGCCGATGCCGAACAGCAGATCACCATGAGCAAGCGGGCGGTCGACATCGCCACCAATACCGCGCAGGCGGAGGTGGCGCCGCTCAAGGAACTGGCGCAGACCCTGGTCGGCATCAAGGGGGAGGGGGGCAGCGCGGCGCTCGCCGCCTATGTGCGCAACATGCGCATCCCGCTGCTCAGGCGCGCCCGGCGCATCGTGCAGACCACCGGCAACCCGACGCCCAACCGGACCTGA
- a CDS encoding alpha-keto acid decarboxylase family protein, whose amino-acid sequence MPPTVADYVLARLADLGIDRVFGVPGDYAFPCDDAIDASERLAWILCANELNAAYAADGYARIKGAAILSTTYGVGELSALNGVMGAKAQRLPVFHLVGGPSTRIQRQRLSTHHTLGDGVFGNFQALSAAAACVSAELTPDNVVDELERVIREAFRLSAPAYITVPMDLAKMPIVGSPVTGVHLSSIKRSASSEQELAAALAFVLEQLRAAQHPVALSSQLVARYGLVEPLLAFLDRSGMAFAVTPMDKAVVSEAHPNYRGCYSGQGSSPVGVQQIVEEADLILDIGGVLFEDFNTSLWSQGIDPRRLLTLGDRFVRMGETIFANVMLRDMLTGLTPVTPQFSPPSPATALAPLPLLGSGDEMLSSASFYPRLQRMLRGGDCLVIETGTCMMHAAGMLLPDGVGYESQTLWGSIGWATPAAMGVCMARHGGRTILVTGDGAHQLTANELGVMGRYGIAPIIFVLNNGIYGAEDVLNARGHTYDDLAAWNYHQVPSAMGCDHWLTVKAATVAELERAIADAQSHADAAYIEVMIPRLESEPLPPALQDRVYKTATPGSVSAVA is encoded by the coding sequence ATGCCGCCTACCGTTGCCGACTATGTCCTCGCCCGTCTCGCCGACCTGGGTATCGACCGCGTCTTTGGGGTCCCCGGTGATTACGCCTTCCCCTGCGATGACGCCATCGACGCGAGCGAGCGTCTGGCGTGGATCCTCTGTGCCAACGAGCTGAACGCCGCCTATGCCGCGGACGGCTATGCGCGGATCAAGGGCGCCGCCATCCTGTCGACCACCTATGGCGTGGGAGAATTGAGCGCCCTCAATGGGGTGATGGGAGCGAAGGCGCAGCGCCTGCCGGTTTTCCACCTCGTCGGGGGGCCCAGCACCCGCATTCAACGGCAGCGTCTATCCACTCACCACACCCTGGGTGACGGTGTCTTCGGCAATTTTCAGGCCTTGTCGGCCGCGGCGGCCTGCGTAAGCGCTGAGCTGACCCCGGACAATGTGGTCGACGAACTGGAACGGGTCATTCGCGAGGCCTTCCGGTTGAGCGCCCCCGCCTATATCACGGTGCCCATGGATCTGGCCAAGATGCCGATCGTCGGGTCCCCGGTCACCGGAGTTCATTTATCCAGCATCAAGAGAAGTGCGAGCAGCGAACAAGAACTCGCGGCTGCCCTCGCGTTTGTCCTCGAACAGCTGCGAGCGGCGCAGCATCCGGTGGCCCTGTCGAGCCAGCTGGTGGCGCGTTACGGCCTGGTGGAGCCGTTGCTGGCGTTCCTGGACAGGTCCGGGATGGCGTTTGCCGTCACACCGATGGACAAAGCGGTGGTCAGCGAGGCCCACCCCAATTATCGCGGTTGCTACAGCGGTCAGGGATCGAGTCCCGTCGGGGTGCAGCAAATCGTCGAAGAGGCCGATCTGATTCTGGATATCGGCGGCGTCTTGTTCGAAGATTTCAACACCTCCCTGTGGTCCCAGGGGATCGACCCGCGGCGGCTGCTGACGCTGGGCGATCGTTTCGTCAGGATGGGTGAAACCATTTTCGCCAATGTCATGTTGCGCGATATGCTGACCGGTCTGACGCCGGTGACACCCCAATTCAGTCCCCCGTCGCCGGCAACCGCGCTCGCACCCCTGCCGCTGCTTGGGAGCGGCGACGAGATGCTGTCCTCCGCATCCTTCTATCCACGCCTGCAGCGGATGCTGCGCGGCGGGGATTGTCTGGTCATCGAAACCGGCACCTGCATGATGCACGCCGCGGGGATGCTATTGCCGGATGGGGTCGGATACGAATCGCAAACCCTGTGGGGCTCCATCGGCTGGGCCACCCCCGCCGCCATGGGGGTGTGCATGGCCAGGCACGGCGGCCGGACCATCCTCGTGACGGGTGACGGCGCCCATCAATTGACGGCCAACGAGCTCGGCGTCATGGGCCGCTACGGCATCGCGCCCATCATCTTCGTCCTGAATAACGGCATCTACGGGGCTGAGGACGTGCTCAATGCGCGTGGTCATACCTATGACGACCTGGCGGCCTGGAATTATCATCAGGTCCCGTCGGCCATGGGCTGCGATCACTGGTTGACGGTCAAGGCCGCCACGGTCGCCGAACTCGAGCGGGCCATCGCCGACGCCCAGTCGCACGCCGATGCCGCCTATATCGAGGTCATGATTCCGCGGCTGGAGAGCGAACCCTTGCCGCCCGCGCTCCAGGATCGGGTCTACAAGACCGCGACACCGGGCAGTGTGTCGGCGGTGGCCTAG
- a CDS encoding DUF1640 domain-containing protein, which translates to MTTIAFDTHKFLRTIKESGVPENQAEAIAEAFRAAQVEADPVTRTDLAAHGTDLRHALQETEQRLKEQIDLLRSDLTGKFTLLQWMLGLLLAGVASIIIKSFFQLSE; encoded by the coding sequence ATGACCACCATCGCCTTTGACACCCACAAGTTCCTCCGCACCATCAAGGAGTCCGGTGTGCCGGAGAACCAGGCGGAGGCGATCGCCGAGGCCTTCCGGGCGGCCCAGGTCGAGGCCGACCCGGTCACCAGGACCGACCTCGCCGCCCACGGCACCGACCTGCGGCACGCCTTGCAGGAGACCGAACAGCGCCTCAAGGAGCAGATCGACCTGCTGCGCAGCGACCTGACGGGCAAGTTCACCCTGCTGCAATGGATGCTCGGGCTGTTGCTGGCGGGGGTCGCCTCAATCATTATCAAGTCGTTCTTCCAGCTCTCAGAGTAG
- a CDS encoding transposase, which yields MPHLPASIVPTLLPFAPLFTAPTWRHVQVLLTGTLLAQGPRTVAAALRVMGLGHAPRFERYHRVLSRGRWSGVQGSQILLGLLIALLPPGWPLLIVVDETLERRKGARIAAKGMYRDAVRSSKSRVVTCLGLQWICMALIVPLPWSRRPWALPFLTLLAPSQRANVAAGKAHRTVIDWTLVMVRLVARGLTRRRWVLVGDGSYSCVRLGWECLSAQAALISRLRLDARLFGPPAPVPPGRRGPKPKKGPPLAKLATRLEEARTHGTETTVQWYRGETKTLRLLSGVCLWHTPGWPPLPIRWVLVVDPADPLAAEAFFTTDLTVPSVRVIEWFVLRWSIEVTFAEVRRHLGVETQRQWAAKAIARTTPALLALFSIVCLMVHRLREHWASLPRSTAWYFKPQATFSDCLALVRRTIWAEGNYVNSLADQDQVVISRPAWERVLAQLAATA from the coding sequence ATGCCCCACCTGCCCGCCTCGATTGTACCGACTTTGCTGCCCTTTGCGCCGCTGTTCACCGCGCCGACCTGGCGCCATGTGCAGGTCTTGTTGACCGGCACGTTGCTGGCCCAAGGCCCGCGCACGGTGGCCGCGGCCCTGCGGGTCATGGGGCTGGGGCACGCGCCCCGGTTCGAGCGTTACCACCGGGTGCTGAGTCGCGGGCGCTGGTCGGGGGTGCAGGGGTCGCAGATCCTGCTGGGGCTGCTGATCGCGCTGCTGCCGCCCGGCTGGCCGTTGCTGATCGTCGTGGACGAGACCCTGGAGCGGCGCAAGGGCGCGCGCATTGCTGCCAAGGGGATGTACCGCGATGCCGTGCGCTCGAGCAAAAGTCGCGTGGTGACCTGTCTGGGCCTGCAATGGATCTGCATGGCGTTGATCGTCCCCTTGCCGTGGAGTCGGCGGCCCTGGGCATTGCCGTTCCTGACGTTGCTGGCGCCCTCGCAACGGGCCAACGTCGCGGCTGGCAAGGCCCATCGGACCGTGATCGACTGGACCCTCGTCATGGTCCGGCTGGTGGCGCGCGGGCTCACGCGCCGCCGCTGGGTCCTCGTTGGGGACGGCAGCTACTCCTGTGTGCGCCTGGGCTGGGAGTGCCTCAGCGCGCAGGCGGCCCTGATTTCGCGCCTGCGCCTGGATGCACGCTTGTTCGGGCCGCCCGCACCGGTGCCGCCGGGACGGCGTGGCCCCAAGCCGAAGAAAGGCCCACCCCTGGCCAAGTTGGCCACACGCCTGGAGGAGGCGCGTACGCACGGCACCGAGACCACGGTTCAGTGGTATCGCGGCGAGACCAAGACGCTGCGTCTGCTCAGCGGGGTCTGTCTCTGGCATACCCCGGGGTGGCCGCCCCTGCCGATCCGCTGGGTATTGGTCGTCGATCCGGCCGACCCGCTGGCCGCCGAGGCGTTCTTCACCACTGACCTGACCGTGCCGTCGGTACGCGTCATCGAATGGTTCGTCTTGCGCTGGTCGATCGAAGTCACCTTCGCCGAGGTCCGTCGCCACCTGGGCGTCGAGACCCAGCGCCAATGGGCCGCCAAGGCCATCGCCCGCACCACGCCGGCATTGCTGGCGCTGTTTTCCATCGTCTGCTTGATGGTGCATCGGCTGCGTGAGCACTGGGCGTCCTTGCCGCGCTCGACCGCTTGGTACTTCAAGCCGCAGGCCACCTTTTCCGATTGCCTGGCGCTGGTGCGCCGCACCATCTGGGCCGAGGGGAATTACGTCAACTCGCTTGCGGATCAGGATCAGGTGGTAATTTCCCGCCCCGCCTGGGAGCGCGTGCTCGCGCAACTGGCCGCGACCGCCTGA
- a CDS encoding ISKra4 family transposase, with translation MAKVVRISGDEVTVEVTVRLSGSLLDMEGAIQEATNAVGRCATEEALQRFDTDGSAIRVGAIKLTARGRDPKEYQTPYGPVEVERYVYQSSRGGRIYCPLEHQARIVRGATPRFASQLSHKYAQLNVRAVQTDLEQNHGRTIATSYIQNVAEWVGTIATAKEEDWEYAMPALETPIATVVVSLDGAMIPMADSAGWREAMVGTLSLYDGEGERQHTIYLAAAPEYGKQEFRQRMEREIQRVKRHLPEALYLGIADGAASNWRFLEQHTDRQLIDFFHATEYVGKIAQATHPQRHAEGPRAQWQSAHCTTLKHDPAALDLLIGEAARLSQRHTLSQTLRDDVLSAWTYFTNHRHQMDYPGFVAAGLPIGSGVTEAACKTLVKQRLCASGMRWKNKGAKIVLSLRALTQTTGRWAQFWQKIDQFGAECYG, from the coding sequence GTGGCGAAGGTAGTCAGGATCTCGGGTGACGAGGTGACGGTCGAGGTAACGGTGCGGCTCAGCGGTAGCCTGCTGGACATGGAAGGAGCCATCCAGGAGGCCACCAACGCGGTGGGGCGCTGCGCCACCGAGGAGGCGCTGCAGCGTTTCGACACCGACGGCAGTGCGATCCGTGTCGGCGCGATCAAGCTGACCGCGCGCGGGCGCGATCCGAAGGAGTACCAGACGCCTTACGGGCCGGTCGAGGTCGAGCGTTATGTCTACCAAAGCTCGCGCGGCGGGCGGATCTACTGTCCGCTCGAGCACCAGGCGCGGATCGTGCGCGGGGCGACCCCCCGATTCGCCAGTCAACTCAGCCACAAGTATGCGCAGCTCAACGTGCGCGCGGTGCAGACTGACCTTGAGCAGAACCACGGTCGGACGATCGCTACCTCGTATATTCAAAATGTTGCGGAGTGGGTAGGCACCATCGCCACGGCCAAAGAGGAGGACTGGGAGTACGCGATGCCGGCGCTTGAGACGCCCATCGCGACCGTCGTGGTCAGCCTCGACGGCGCCATGATCCCCATGGCCGACAGTGCGGGCTGGCGCGAAGCCATGGTCGGAACCCTCTCGCTTTACGACGGCGAGGGCGAGCGCCAGCACACCATCTACCTCGCTGCGGCACCCGAGTACGGCAAGCAGGAGTTCCGGCAACGCATGGAGCGCGAGATCCAACGCGTCAAGCGGCACCTCCCCGAGGCACTGTACCTGGGCATCGCCGACGGGGCGGCAAGCAACTGGCGGTTCCTCGAGCAACACACCGACCGCCAGTTGATCGATTTTTTCCATGCAACGGAATACGTGGGCAAAATCGCCCAAGCGACCCATCCGCAGCGCCACGCCGAGGGCCCGCGCGCGCAGTGGCAGAGCGCGCACTGCACGACGCTCAAGCACGACCCCGCCGCCCTTGACCTGCTCATCGGCGAGGCCGCGCGCCTGTCGCAGCGGCACACCCTCTCGCAGACGCTGCGCGACGACGTTCTCAGCGCTTGGACCTACTTCACCAACCATCGCCATCAAATGGACTACCCGGGCTTCGTCGCCGCGGGACTGCCGATCGGATCGGGCGTCACCGAGGCCGCCTGCAAGACCTTGGTCAAGCAACGGCTATGTGCCTCCGGGATGCGCTGGAAGAACAAAGGGGCCAAGATTGTGCTCAGCCTACGCGCACTGACGCAGACCACCGGACGATGGGCACAGTTCTGGCAGAAGATCGACCAGTTTGGGGCTGAGTGCTACGGTTAG
- a CDS encoding SPFH domain-containing protein — MPIDEAIAPVIALIMGLIFIPLVLAATSRLGLYTIVKEREAQVYTLFGRVLGVLDEAGLRFPLLHFGFPALLTPFFGKRYLVDTALRQYYLRDQMVNSEEGTPMGVGIWYEMRVSNPEAFLFRNANPDGSLQANVASSTISTLSNLEMDKMLEDRHQLSREVRATVSPLSEKWGYQLGSVYIRKVAFTDRQMVDNITEKVVKRLVQVTSAMKQDGENRVGLIRSQTAFKVSQRMAEAAAARPAVVGEALNAIARQDPEVLNAVLDILENEQLIASGAEVDVLPRDCPVLLQLGGGGQGSTPAHPAAAALKAAADLSRLGPYAG; from the coding sequence ATGCCCATCGACGAAGCCATCGCCCCCGTCATCGCCCTCATCATGGGCCTGATCTTCATCCCGCTGGTGCTCGCGGCCACCAGCCGACTCGGGCTCTACACCATCGTCAAGGAGCGTGAGGCCCAGGTCTACACCCTGTTCGGCCGGGTCCTGGGGGTCCTGGACGAGGCCGGGCTGCGCTTTCCGCTCCTGCACTTCGGGTTCCCGGCGCTCTTGACGCCCTTCTTCGGCAAGCGCTATCTGGTGGACACGGCGCTGCGTCAATACTATCTGCGCGACCAGATGGTCAACTCGGAGGAGGGCACGCCCATGGGGGTGGGCATCTGGTACGAGATGCGGGTGAGTAACCCCGAGGCCTTTCTGTTCCGCAACGCCAACCCGGACGGTTCGCTCCAGGCCAATGTCGCCAGTTCCACCATCTCGACCCTCAGCAACCTGGAGATGGACAAGATGCTGGAGGACCGCCACCAGTTGAGCCGCGAGGTGCGGGCCACCGTCTCGCCCCTGTCGGAGAAGTGGGGCTACCAGCTCGGGTCGGTCTACATCCGCAAGGTCGCCTTCACGGACCGGCAGATGGTGGACAACATCACCGAGAAGGTCGTCAAGCGTCTGGTCCAGGTCACCAGCGCGATGAAGCAGGACGGCGAGAACCGGGTCGGCCTGATCCGCAGCCAGACCGCCTTCAAGGTCTCGCAGCGGATGGCCGAGGCGGCCGCCGCCCGTCCCGCGGTGGTGGGCGAGGCCCTCAACGCCATCGCCCGGCAGGACCCGGAGGTCCTGAACGCCGTGCTCGACATCCTGGAGAACGAGCAACTGATCGCCTCCGGGGCGGAGGTGGACGTGCTGCCGCGCGATTGCCCGGTGCTGCTGCAGCTCGGCGGCGGCGGCCAGGGATCGACGCCCGCCCACCCCGCGGCGGCCGCCCTGAAGGCGGCGGCCGACCTGTCGCGGCTCGGACCCTACGCCGGCTGA